Proteins from one Aspergillus nidulans FGSC A4 chromosome VIII genomic window:
- a CDS encoding exocyst subunit SEC5 (transcript_id=CADANIAT00001647) produces the protein MTDADIAHFYNLPSAYPDEWPAELDDEDEEEGEALQRRGSKSSYHVLDRSNSRRGPNLGSMKGNNSRENLVKVDEPDPLGSTSSVLNALKKRGLPVAEDSRLRNRFLLSSTGFSPALFLSQVHSDASIESLINGLNVLSQSIDQKSASLKVLVEANFERFVRAKATIDSVYTEMRNQGREQEQVAQRRSIGHVRSISGAKQGPLSSINSSKFRKNALLKESDYGVKGIWAPLTEASVKAEEVWGPALSGREREQMLKSVIDSMERRREVYEIGGHLSKSIKQKDYESVFEQYRKARALTQEAKNIADIAGSEGRPLTDEETYVILALGRMWIDVDQQIQGFKRDLWRRLSEAPSTSTRITTSGPIEEYMELIGALLELGVDDNPIWVWLLSRYDYLRAKIKAFCERGKVEIEILRRRLASGAEPTPQEVASYLRRTPQDSSTGPAHLPDTDQVIELWECVHTYLNRLLSSQGGILGEILDFWEVAQSFIDGNKQKLLPVGFEGESRKHHKFSSSDVRDLQKGLIELISLVREGVLSLFAEAPVEDVSLLTSPISPSSPSSPVSLGVTPTESRFKLDPKNIPFPTPKRGEPWEDYAFWPPFSNSLSGVNYLGQFLIIIGAAAGEMTTLEPVSSSSTSQELLRGLVSIIRERAVRISCSAWAKDAEVCRLLEDWTRDPKRRDLTKMPALFVNFQNAIVSGLQKILYMSEAMAKPGTVTVVTQPPTKLLQMVRREFISSIEKALGGLVETAEHPTTREENDEWSVSEATAVVRNSNGSSASLAADAVDSQNRNVRILLTLSNIKAFQMDLVPQLIANFEASFSVTLTDEAKLIRQVLDEVEQRLFRSYTEPTITNLKTIITEGVTSPTWEPTTSRPEQVRPYVYNALLALVLVHTEISTTIPSTSSSTSSRSAASSASGQSPLLTIVLTHLLTQVCTALVNAFNLRASYSLNALIQATLDTEFIAQTMSQYSSEEASAVQSQIYVELDQRTTHEARARLQSELGEMRGILKRLRERTKGEFACFRKPRSGTSQKSGAA, from the exons ATGACTGACGCGGACATCGCCCACTTCTACAATTTACCATCGGCATATCCAGACGAATGGCCGGCAGAGctggacgacgaggatgaggaggagggagaggctcTTCAGCGGCGCGGTTCGAAGTCCAGCTATCATGTGCTCGATCGGAGCAACAGTCGGAGGGGTCCTAATCTTGGATCAATGAAGGGGAATAATAGCCGGGAAAATCTGGTCAAGGTTGACGAGCCTGATCCTTTGGGCTCTACTAGCAGCGTTCTCAACGCTCTCAAGAAACGCGGGTTACCTGTTGCTGAAGACAGCCGGCTACGAAATCGCTTCCTCCTATCCTCCACGGGCTTCTCTCCCGCTCTGTTCCTTTCCCAGGTTCATTCCGACGCATCCATTGAATCTCTTATTAATGGCCTCAATGTCCTCTCGCAGTCAATTGACCAGAAATCCGCCTCGCTGAAGGTCCTTGTTGAAGCCAATTTCGAGAGATTCGTCCGCGCTAAGGCGACAATTGACAGTGTATACACAGAGATGAGGAATCAAGGAAGGGAGCAGGAACAAGTGGCTCAGCGCAGGTCGATTGGTCATGTCCGAAGCATTTCCGGGGCGAAACAAGGCCCACTCTCGTCCATCAATTCTTCGAAATTCAGGAAGAACGcgttgttgaaggagagcgaCTATGGCGTGAAGGGCATCTGGGCGCCTTTGACAGAAGCCTCCGTCAAGGCGGAAGAAGTCTGGGGCCCGGCATTGAGTGGCCGTGAGAGGGAACAAATGCTGAAGTCAGTTATTGATAGTATGGAAAGGCGTCGAGAGGTGTACGAGATTGGCGGGCATCTCTCAAAGTCGATCAAACAAAAAGACTATGAATCTGTCTTCGAACAATATAGAAAGGCGAGAGCGCTTACCCAAGAAGCTAAGAATATCGCCGACATCGCGGGAAGTGAGGGCCGGCCATTGACGGACGAAGAAACTTATGTCATTTTAGCTTTGGGCAGGATGTGGATTGATGTGGATCAGCAGATTCAAGGCTTCAAACGTGATCTTTGGAGGCGTCTCAGCGAGGCTCCGAGCACGTCAACGAGGATAACAACATCTGGACCCATCGAGGAATATATGGAGTTGATCGGCGCTTTGTTGGAATTAGGCGTGGACGACAACCCTATTTGGGTCTGGCTTCTCAGCCGTTACGATTACCTACGCGCGAAGATCAAAGCCTTCTGTGAGCGTGGCAAGGTCGAGATAGAGATCCTGAGACGCCGCCTCGCGAGCGGTGCCGAGCCGACGCCTCAGGAAGTAGCTTCATATTTGCGACGAACACCCCAGGACAGCTCAACCGGCCCCGCACATCTACCAGACACGGATCAAGTGATAGAGCTGTGGGAATGCGTCCACACATATCTGAATCGATTGTTGTCGTCCCAGGGAGGCATCCTCGGGGAGATTTTAGATTTCTGGGAAGTGGCCCAGTCCTTCATCGATGGAAATAAGCAAAAGCTTTTGCCGGTTGGGTTTGAGGGTGAGAGCCGAAAGCACCATAAATTCTCTTCAAGCGATGTCAGAGATCTACAGAAAGGACTTATTGAGCTGATTAGCCTGGTTCGAGAGGGTGTTCTATCTCTTTTCGCCGAAGCACCAGTGGAAGATGTGTCTCTTCTCACTTCTCCAATATCACCATCGAGTCCTAGTAGTCCGGTAAGCTTGGGAGTGACTCCGACTGAGTCCCGCTTCAAACTCGACCCCAAGAATATACCATTTCCCACGCCAAAGCGCGGCGAACCATGGGAAGACTACGCATTCTGGCCCCCTTTTTCCAATTCCCTCAGCGGAGTCAACTATCTTGGTCAATTTCTTATTATAATAGGCGCAGCGGCCGGGGAGATGACGACCCTCGAAccggtctccagcagcagtACCTCCCAGGAACTGCTCCGAGGGCTTGTAAGTATCATACGTGAACGCGCAGTGCGCATCTCCTGTTCTGCGTGGGCGAAGGATGCAGAAGTCTGTAGGCTGCTGGAAGATTGGACCCGGGACCCGAAACGAAGGGACTTGACCAAGATGCCGGCACTCTTTGTCAATTTCCAGAATGCGATAGTCAGCGGATTACAGAAGATCCTTTACATGTCCGAGGCAATGGCGAAACCAGGCACTGTAACCGTTGTCACACAGCCACCCACCAAACTACTGCAAATGGTGCGTCGAGAGTTCATATCGAGTATAGAGAAGGCTCTGGGAGGTCTTGTCGAGACTGCGGAGCATCCGACAACTCGTGAAGAGAACGATGAATGGTCTGTCTCGGAGGCCACGGCAGTAGTTAGGAACAGCAATGGATCTTCAGCTTCCCTTGCTGCAGACGCTGTGGATTCCCAAAACAGG AACGTCCGAATTCTCCTCACACTGTCAAACATCAAAGCCTTCCAAATGGACCTAGTTCCCCAACTTATCGCCAACTTCGAAGCCTCGTTCTCAGTAACGTTAACCGACGAAGCCAAGCTCATCAGGCAAGttctcgacgaggtcgaGCAGCGGCTATTCCGATCATACACGGAACCAACAATCACCAACCTAAAGACCATAATCACCGAAGGCGTCACATCGCCAACCTGGGAACCTACAACATCCCGCCCCGAACAAGTCCGGCCATACGTGTACAACGCATTGCTCGCTCTCGTCCTCGTTCACACCGAAATCTCAACAACCATCccctcaacatcatcttccacttcAAGCCGGTCTGCCGCTTCATCAGCTTCCGGCCAATCGCCCCTCCTCACAATCGTCCTAACACATCTCTTGACACAAGTTTGCACTGCCCTTGTGAACGCCTTCAACCTACGGGCTTCGTATTCCCTTAACGCGTTGATCCAAGCTACTCTCGACACTGAGTTCATCGCGCAGACGATGTCTCAGTATTCGTCCGAGGAAGCCTCGGCTGTTCAGAGCCAGATTTATGTGGAGTTGGATCAGAGGACTACACATGAGGCAAGGGCGCGTCTCCAGTCTGAGTTAGGTGAAATGAGGGGTATCCTGAAGCGTCTGAGAGAACGGACGAAGGGTGAGTTTGCCTGCTTTAGGAAGCCCAGAAGTGGAACTTCGCAGAAAAGCGGCGCCGCGTAA
- a CDS encoding uncharacterized protein (transcript_id=CADANIAT00001648) has translation MPIFQDSESRQFYDLWSDDPRMTQDDSHLKPSWPDSHDVYAGSSDQRTSVFYGRHPRSPSPTRLNAHDREELIHYIKAAETTKWSQYCSLGDRVGHHVLHSHEVPVTREQSTGNSLYQDFRDHDSELASPAEIERPRSALHSGDFREGTPQLERQQHSPQSPIPDRGINNGLPFFSSSPTSPWFAAPSFPPRTQTAPLQALEARVTEANRTPAPSLAPFSSSYVLKAPTSPLVHQANNTDLDFSTRTDSNNRLTLFDKTNRRRTLPPDSFRDLQTDSADSGANCPIRWDSLSSNSQCSRRSLASSYSLQLASSVQGHYTKSRRPSISAELISRTHAPMVGSYEESILRGRMSTCPSKPLDFTAQIGVLGKGKTKGSLKCPPHVTVRFPAVFYSYPTSGNGRTISDDSPSPYVGMIDLENSLPKDTSCHSRRRRRHQDPVEISSSHNNDESMRTKHNDREAIRRRDKRHRRAESPKAPAGGCYRIPQQGQLQVMIKNPNKTAVKLFLVPYDLSDMEPGTKTFIRQRSYSAGPIIDMPLSARSNYGTDRPEASLTNSDDPNEKPVLRYLIHLNICCPSRGRYYLHSSIRVVFANRVPDGKEKLRNEIQHPEPRYSPYKPSREPTSLRVSTKFSADKGEQRPSPRPPSYRATDDCPPHPFRPIPSIRADVVGLENLVPAQTSSPGPELYNKLGRGDAGYGGYQVGSIASPEGESLLARKLRGLDVQKSDSS, from the exons ATGCCCATCTTTCAAGATTCCGAAAGCCGGCAGTTCTACGACCTCTGGTCTGATGACCCGCGAATGACTCAGGACGACTCTCACCTCAAACCCAGCTGGCCGGATTCCCATGATGTTTACGCAGGATCATCAGATCAGAGGACCAGCGTCTTCTACGGACGTCATCCAAGAAGCCCCAGCCCGACGAGACTGAATGCGCATGATCGAGAGGAATTGATACATTATATAAAAGCTGCGGAAACTACAAAATGGTCGCAGTATTGCTCG TTAGGAGACCGGGTTGGTCACCACGTGCTTCATTCTCACGAGGTTCCGGTGACGAGGGAACAGAGTACCGGAAACAGCCTATATCAAGATTTCCGGGACCACGATTCGGAGCTTGCGTCACCAGCGGAAATAGAGCGTCCTCGTTCGGCCCTCCACTCCGGCGACTTTCGGGAGGGAACGCCTCAACTAgagcggcagcagcattcaCCGCAATCACCAATACCTGACCGGGGCATTAACAATGGGCtacccttcttctcctcgtctcctACATCTCCGTGGTTCGCCGCTCCCTCCTTTCCGCCGCGCACCCAAACGGCCCCGCTACAAGCACTCGAAGCGAGAGTAACCGAGGCGAATCGTACACCTGCGCCGTCGCTTGCGCCGTTCTCATCCAGCTATGTCCTGAAGGCGCCGACAAGCCCTCTAGTCCATCAGGCGAATAACACAGACTTGGACTTCTCTACTCGGACAGATTCCAATAATCGACTAACCTTGTTTGACAAGACGAACCGTCGGCGGACCCTTCCGCCGGACTCATTCAGAGACCTGCAGACAGACTCTGCAGATTCCGGGGCGAATTGTCCGATACGCTGGGACTCCTTGTCCAGCAACTCACAGTGCTCTCGTCGGTCTTTGGCTTCCTCGTACAGCCTTCAGCTTGCCTCATCAGTTCAGGGCCATTATACGAAGTCTCGGAGGCCGTCGATATCGGCCGAGTTGATTTCCAGGACTCATGCCCCGATGGTTGGGTCGTATGAGGAGTCTATCCTCCGTGGGAGGATGTCAACTTGCCCGTCCAAACCCCTGGATTTCACCGCACAAATTGGTGTTTtgggcaagggcaagaccAAGGGAAGCCTCAAATGTCCTCCGCACGTTACGGTTCGGTTCCCTGCGGTCTTCTACAGCTACCCTACGTCTGGAAATGGGCGCACGATCTCTGATGATAGTCCCAGCCCTTATGTGGGAATGATCGACCTTGAGAACTCGCTGCCGAAGGATACTTCGTGCCACAGTCGGCGCCGTAGGCGCCATCAAGATCCAGTCGAGATTTCAAGCTCTCACAATAATGACGAATCGATGCGGACCAAGCACAATGATCGGGAAGCTATACGCCGAAGAGATAAGAGGCACAGAAGGGCAGAGTCCCCGAAAGCTCCTGCAGGTGGTTGCTATCGGATCCCGCAGCAGGGCCAATTGCAGGTCATGATCAAGAACCCGAACAAGACTGCCGTTAAGCTATTCCTTGTTCCGTACGATTTGAGCGATATGGAACCCGGGACAAAGACATTCATCCGACAAAGGAGTTACTCGGCTGGTCCGATTATAGACATGCCATTGTCTGCTCGATCAAATTACGGTACTGATCGTCCTGAGGCATCGTTGACGAACTCCGACGACCCGAATGAAAAACCGGTCTTGCGATATTTAATCCATCTCAATATTTGTTGCCCATCAAGAGGCCGTTACTATCTTCACTCTAGCATCCGTGTTGTATTCGCTAACCGGGTGCCCGAtggcaaagagaagcttcGAAATGAGATTCAGCACCCCGAACCACGTTATTCACCATACAAACCGTCTCGTGAGCCTACCTCGCTACGCGTAAGTACAAAATTCAGCGCAGACAAAGGTGAACAGAGACCGTCACCTCGGCCCCCAAGCTATCGTGCAACTGATGATTGCCCACCTCACCCGTTCCGGCCTATCCCCTCGATCCGCGCTGATGTCGTCGGACTCGAGAATCTGGTCCCAGCTCAAACATCCTCTCCTGGACCGGAGCTTTACAATAAACTTGGCAGAGGGGATGCAGGATATGGCGGGTATCAAGTAGGATCCATTGCGAGCCCTGAAGGCGAAAGCCTGCTAGCCAGGAAGCTTCGAGGGCTCGATGTTCAAAAGTCAGACTCTTCTTGA
- a CDS encoding uncharacterized protein (transcript_id=CADANIAT00001649), which produces MTSKRSVDGTSPSKNPQTDGQANKKRKGFSVGPANLPDGTYRRKTQKIKADLIQKAKVKKAYAKIKAAELAAPQPKPNYLQREQEGHEGNNEQTTEPPASLELHPERQAMLNTRDAEPEQADRKPGDRRIQKPKRGAFAKELEIAEKRRQAAEKKRELRELRAKDREAMARAKRPDQNGKRRLGRESKVLLSRIQRMVGETA; this is translated from the exons ATGACATCAAAACGATCTGTCGATGGCACGTCCCCTAGCAAAAATCCGCAAACAGACGGCCAAGCCAATAAGAAGCGCAAAGGTTTCTCCGTCGGCCCTGCAAACCTGCCTGACGGAACTTATCGTCGTAAAA CTCAAAAAATCAAAGCCGACCTCATTCAGAAAGCTaaggtcaagaaggcctATGCAAAAATAAAAGCCGCCGAGCTCGCTGCGCCCCAACCGAAGCCGAACTATCTTCAACGTGAACAAGAAGGACATGAGGGAAACAACGAGCAGACTACGGAGCCCCCGGCAAGCCTGGAGCTCCACCCGGAGCGCCAGGCTATGCTGAATACTCGCGATGCGGAACCTGAGCAGGCGGATAGGAAACCAGGAGATCGAAGAATCCAAAAACCAAAGCGGGGTGCGTTCGCAAAAGAACTGGAGATtgcagagaagaggaggcaagcggctgagaagaagagggagctGCGAGAGCTTAGAGCCAAGGATAGAGAGGCGATGGCTCGAGCAAAGCGACCGGATCAGAATGGGAAGAGAAGGTTGGGGAGGGAGAGTAAGGTGTTGCTTAGCCGAATCCAAAGGATGGTGGGGGAGACCGCATGA